In Erigeron canadensis isolate Cc75 chromosome 1, C_canadensis_v1, whole genome shotgun sequence, a single window of DNA contains:
- the LOC122580958 gene encoding uncharacterized protein LOC122580958 isoform X1 yields MQLHNFFHIIIWIVYTLNASHYVSAICEYSITKANKVYSYSLASATDSFPHGVVSEDGFYKVSSNGTVVWFQLCDGLIFNHDPPRCFDCLDCGGSSRCGMGCSALMSNKTLGGYPVCTTIGRTQSISTNLIDKESPGMGVVIKMWHQLPEMNCSLSVSVICDSKQVQGPKTLEKAGDCNFATQITHPAGCANVAATQGNGVGWFSTLLIICLCLFGGYLVAGAAYRFFYLGIRGIDIIPNLELWASLPHRVRNLSMSLVRRFRGPSQSYRSSYSPVAF; encoded by the exons ATGCAATTACacaatttttttcatataattatATGGATTGTATACACACTGAACGCAAGTCATTACGTAAGTGCGATATGTGAATACAGCATAACAAAAGCGAACAAAGTTTATAGTTACAGCTTAGCTTCTGCTACGGATTCTTTTCCTCATGGAGTCGTCAGTGAAGACGG ATTTTACAAGGTGTCGTCTAATGGGACAGTGGTTTGGTTTCAG CTTTGTGATGGATTGATTTTCAACCATGACCCACCAAGATGTTTTGATTGCTTG GATTGTGGGGGATCATCTCGATGTGGGATGGGTTGCAGTGCACTTATGTCCAATAAGACATTAG GGGGGTATCCTGTATGTACAACTATTGGGCGCACCCAAAGCATCAGCACAAATCTCATTG ATAAAGAGTCTCCAGGCATGGGCGTTGTCATTAAAATGTGGCATCAATTGCCAGAAATGAATTGTTCGCTCTCCGTTTCTGTTATCTGTGACTCAAAGCAAGTTCAA GGACCTAAGACACTCGAGAAGGCCGGGGATTGTAACTTT GCTACTCAAATAACACATCCAGCTGGCTGTGCCAATGTGGCAGCTACCCAAGGCAATGGAGTGGGCTGGTTTAGCACCCTCTTAATCAT ATGTTTGTGTCTCTTTGGAGGTTACCTAGTAGCTGGAGCTGCTTATCGCTTCTTCTACCTTGGCATCCGTGGTATAGAT ATTATCCCAAACTTGGAACTTTGGGCCAGCTTGCCTCATAGAGTTCGG AACTTATCAATGTCATTGGTTAGAAGATTTAGAGGACCCTCACAAAGTTACAGAAGCTCGTACTCACCTGTTGCCTTTTGA
- the LOC122580958 gene encoding autophagy-related protein 27 isoform X2, translated as MKEDCGGSSRCGMGCSALMSNKTLGGYPVCTTIGRTQSISTNLIDKESPGMGVVIKMWHQLPEMNCSLSVSVICDSKQVQGPKTLEKAGDCNFATQITHPAGCANVAATQGNGVGWFSTLLIICLCLFGGYLVAGAAYRFFYLGIRGIDIIPNLELWASLPHRVRNLSMSLVRRFRGPSQSYRSSYSPVAF; from the exons ATGAAGGAA GATTGTGGGGGATCATCTCGATGTGGGATGGGTTGCAGTGCACTTATGTCCAATAAGACATTAG GGGGGTATCCTGTATGTACAACTATTGGGCGCACCCAAAGCATCAGCACAAATCTCATTG ATAAAGAGTCTCCAGGCATGGGCGTTGTCATTAAAATGTGGCATCAATTGCCAGAAATGAATTGTTCGCTCTCCGTTTCTGTTATCTGTGACTCAAAGCAAGTTCAA GGACCTAAGACACTCGAGAAGGCCGGGGATTGTAACTTT GCTACTCAAATAACACATCCAGCTGGCTGTGCCAATGTGGCAGCTACCCAAGGCAATGGAGTGGGCTGGTTTAGCACCCTCTTAATCAT ATGTTTGTGTCTCTTTGGAGGTTACCTAGTAGCTGGAGCTGCTTATCGCTTCTTCTACCTTGGCATCCGTGGTATAGAT ATTATCCCAAACTTGGAACTTTGGGCCAGCTTGCCTCATAGAGTTCGG AACTTATCAATGTCATTGGTTAGAAGATTTAGAGGACCCTCACAAAGTTACAGAAGCTCGTACTCACCTGTTGCCTTTTGA
- the LOC122610584 gene encoding protein trichome birefringence-like 33, translating into MKLSSSSPPISNKTTSLSHYLSILLLIFFFAIFFYVQDIASLFRRDIIPNTNPLPLTTENGNYKELQHTENVCDIFSGKWVWDPMNRPLYQEPECPYIQPQLTCQEHDRPDRDYQFWRWQPHGCSLPRFNASLMLETLRNKRMMYVGDSLNRGQYVSMVCLLHSLIPDHAKSMETFGSLTVFTAKDYNATIEFYWAPFLLESNSDDAVVHRISDRVVRKGSINKHGKHWQGVDIIVFNTYLWWMTGVDFKILHGSFNDKEKKIVQMSTEDAYRMAMNSMLKWTKKNMDPKKTKVFFTSMSPSHQKGIEWGGKPNENCYNQTRPIEDPNYWGSDSSKSIMKVIVDVFTKQNFPITFLNITQLSLYRKDAHTSIYKKQWSPLTPEQIANPVSYADCTHWCLPGLQDTWNELLFAKLFSP; encoded by the exons ATGAAgttatcttcatcatctcctCCCATTTCCAATAAAACAACTTCACTCTCACATTATCTTTCCATATTGTTACTCATTTTCTTCTTTGCTATCTTTTTTTACGTTCAAGATATCGCGTCTCTTTTCAGACGCGATATCATCCCGAACACCAACCCATTGCCATTAACCACCG aGAACGGTAATTACAAGGAGTTGCAACATACAGAAAATGTGTGTGACATATTTAGTGGAAAATGGGTATGGGATCCAATGAACCGGCCGTTGTATCAAGAACCGGAATGTCCATATATTCAACCGCAGCTGACGTGTCAGGAACATGACCGGCCGGACCGGGATTATCAGTTTTGGAGATGGCAGCCACATGGTTGTTCTTTACCTAG ATTCAATGCATCACTGATGCTGGAAACATTAAGAAATAAAAGGATGATGTACGTTGGAGATTCCTTAAATCGGGGTCAATATGTATCGATGGTGTGCCTTCTCCATTCCCTCATTCCCGATCATGCTAAATCCATGGAAACTTTTGGGTCTCTCACCGTCTTTACTGCCAAG GATTACAATGCAACCATAGAATTCTACTGGGCGCCGTTTTTACTTGAATCAAACTCAGATGATGCTGTCGTACATCGTATTTCAGATAGGGTTGTACGAAAAGGTTCCATTAACAAGCATGGAAAACACTGGCAAGGGGTTGatattattgttttcaataCTTACCTATGGTGGATGACAGGCGTTGACTTCAAGATCCT GCATGGATCGTTTAAcgacaaagagaaaaaaatagtaCAAATGTCGACAGAGGATGCTTATAGAATGGCAATGAACAGCATGTTGAAATGGACAAAGAAGAATATGGATCCTAAGAAAACAAAGGTCTTCTTCACCAGCATGTCTCCATCTCATCaaaa GGGCATTGAATGGGGAGGAAAACCAAATGAGAATTGCTACAACCAAACACGACCAATTGAGGATCCAAACTACTGGGGTTCAGACTCAAGTAAAAGCATAATGAAAGTAATCGTAGACGTGTTCACGAAACAGAACTTTCCCATAACATTTCTAAATATCACACAACTCTCTCTATACCGAAAAGATGCCCATACGTCAATCTACAAGAAGCAATGGAGCCCTTTGACACCTGAACAAATAGCCAACCCAGTTAGCTATGCAGATTGTACACATTGGTGTTTGCCTGGGCTTCAAGATACATGGAATGAGCTCTTATTTGCAAAGCTCTTTTCTCCTTGA
- the LOC122586041 gene encoding protein trichome birefringence-like 33, with protein sequence MKPPPTSSSSPTSDLVRKARLSPYLFTSLAFFLFIVTTLYGRDDLNCILRQCDLDISPNQPLSTPKKHYKKLPFTKIEERENGCDYFSGQWVWDPLNRPLYQESECPYILPQFTCQEHGRPDQDYQFWRWQPHGCSLPSFNASLMLENLRNKKMMFVGDSLNRGQYVSMVCLLHSLIPDNAKSMETLGSLSVFTMKDYNATIEFYWAPFLLESNSDDPIIHRVIDKVVRKGSINKHGKHWKGADIMVFNTYLWWMTGHDMKILKGSFDDKEKEIVEMSTEDAYRMGIKSMLRWAKKNMDPKKTRLFFTSTSPLHLKSQDWGAEAGDNCYNQTKMIADPYYWGTDSSKSMMGILGDEFRKSNFPVTLLNITQLSLYRKDAHTSIYKKQYIPLTPEQIANPKSYADCVHWCLPGLQDTWNELLFAKLFYP encoded by the exons ATGAAGCCACCTCCtacatcttcatcttctccaaccTCCGATCTTGTAAGAAAAGCTCGGTTATCTCCATATCTTTTTACTTCGTTAGCCTTCTTTCTATTTATCGTCACTACTCTCTATGGTCGAGACGACCTCAATTGCATCCTCAGACAATGTGATCTTGATATTAGCCCAAATCAACCACTTTCAACTCCAA AGAAGCATTACAAGAAGCTACCATTTACAAAAATCGAAGAGAGGGAGAATGGATGTGATTATTTCAGTGGACAGTGGGTTTGGGATCCATTGAATCGGCCGTTGTATCAAGAATCGGAATGTCCGTACATACTGCCACAGTTTACGTGTCAGGAGCACGGCCGACCTGACCAGGACTACCAATTTTGGAGATGGCAACCCCATGGTTGTTCTCTACCAAG CTTCAATGCATCGCTAATGTTGGAAAATTTACGAAATAAGAAGATGATGTTCGTTGGGGACTCCTTAAATCGGGGCCAATATGTATCGATGGTGTGCCTTCTCCATTCGCTCATCCCTGACAATGCTAAATCCATGGAAACTTTGGGTTCCTTGTCCGTTTTTACAATGAAG GATTACAATGCTACGATTGAATTCTATTGGGCTCCATTTTTGCTTGAATCAAACTCCGATGATCCAATCATACATCGTGTTATTGATAAAGTTGTACGAAAAGGATCCATTAACAAGCATGGGAAGCATTGGAAAGGAGCTGATATAATGGTCTTCAATACTTACCTATGGTGGATGACTGGCCACGATATGAAGATTTT GAAAGGATCGTTTGATGACAAAGAGAAAGAGATAGTAGAAATGTCGACGGAGGATGCTTATAGAATGGGGATTAAGAGTATGTTAAGATgggcaaaaaaaaatatggatccTAAAAAAACACGTCTATTCTTCACTAGCACGTCTCCTCTCCATCTAAA GAGCCAAGATTGGGGAGCCGAAGCAGGTGACAATTGTTACAACCAAACCAAAATGATTGCGGATCCATACTATTGGGGAACAGACTCAAGCAAAAGCATGATGGGAATACTCGGAGACGAATTCAGGAAATCAAATTTTCCGGTAACATTACTAAATATCACACAACTCTCACTTTACCGAAAAGATGCCCACACTTCGATCTATAAGAAACAATATATTCCATTGACACCCGAACAAATAGCCAACCCCAAGAGCTACGCCGATTGTGTGCATTGGTGTTTACCTGGGCTTCAAGATACATGGAATGAGCTCTTATTTGCTAAGCTCTTTTAtccttga
- the LOC122584720 gene encoding protein trichome birefringence-like 33 isoform X1 → MKPPPPSSSSSTSNLIRKARLSPYLFTLLAFVLFVTILYGQDLGCILGQLDLDISQIQPPSTPKKHYKKLPFTKSEVRENGCDYFSGQWVWDPLNRPLYQESECPYIQPQLTCQEHGRPDRDYQFWRWQPHGCSLPSFNASLMLETLRNKKMMFVGDSLNRGQYVSMVCLLHSLIPDNAKSMETFGSLTVFTMKDYNATIEFYWAPFLLESNSDDAIIHRVSDRVVRRGSINKHGKHWKGVDIMVFNTYLWWMTGLDMKILQGSFDDEEKEIVEVSTEDAYRMGIKSMLRWARKNMDPKKTRLFFTSMSPSHQKSQDWGAEAGGNCYNQTEMIADPKYWGTDCRKSIMGVLGDVFRKSRFPVTFLNITQLSLYRKDAHTSIYKKQWSPLTPEQIANPTSYADCVHWCLPGLQDTWNELLFAKLFYP, encoded by the exons ATGAAGCCACCTCCaccttcttcatcatcttcaacctccaaTCTTATAAGAAAAGCTCGGTTATCTCCCTATCTTTTCACTTTGTTAGCCTTCGTTCTATTTGTCACCATCCTCTATGGTCAAGACCTCGGTTGCATCCTCGGACAACTTGATCTTGATATTAGCCAAATTCAACCACCTTCAACTCCAA AGAAGCATTACAAGAAGCTACCATTTACAAAAAGCGAAGTGAGGGAGAATGGGTGTGATTATTTTAGTGGACAGTGGGTTTGGGATCCACTGAACAGGCCATTGTATCAAGAATCAGAATGTCCGTACATACAGCCACAACTGACGTGTCAGGAACACGGCCGTCCTGACCGGGACTATCAGTTCTGGAGATGGCAACCTCATGGTTGTTCTCTTCCAAG CTTCAATGCATCACTTATGTTGGAAACATTACGAAATAAGAAGATGATGTTCGTTGGAGACTCTTTAAATAGGGGCCAATATGTATCGATGGTGTGTCTTCTCCATTCGCTCATCCCTGACAATGCTAAATCCATGGAAACTTTTGGTTCTTTGACTGTTTTTACAATGAAG GATTATAATGCAACAATTGAATTCTATTGGGCTCCTTTTTTGCTTGAATCAAACTCGGATGATGCTATCATACATCGTGTTTCTGATAGAGTTGTAAGAAGAGGATCCATTAACAAACACGGAAAGCATTGGAAAGGAGTTGATATTATGGTTTTCAATACTTACCTTTGGTGGATGACTGGCCTTGATATGAAAATCTT GCAAGGATcgtttgatgatgaagagaaagAGATAGTAGAAGTGTCGACGGAGGATGCTTATAGAATGGGGATCAAGAGTATGTTAAGATGGGCAAGGAAAAATATGGATCCTAAGAAAACAAGACTTTTCTTCACGAGCATGTCTCCTTCTCATCAAAA GAGTCAAGATTGGGGAGCCGAAGCAGGTGGAAACTGTTACAACCAAACAGAAATGATTGCGGATCCAAAGTATTGGGGAACCGATTGTAGGAAAAGCATAATGGGAGTACTTGGAGACGTATTCAGGAAATCAAGGTTTCCCGTAACGTTTCTAAATATCACACAACTCTCACTTTACCGAAAAGATGCCCATACTTCGATCTATAAGAAACAATGGAGTCCATTGACACCCGAACAAATAGCCAATCCCACGAGCTATGCCGATTGTGTGCATTGGTGTTTGCCTGGGCTTCAAGATACATGGAATGAGCTCTTATTTGCCAAGCTCTTTTATCCTTGA
- the LOC122584720 gene encoding protein trichome birefringence-like 33 isoform X2 codes for MVKTSVASSDNLILILAKFNHLQLQHYKKLPFTKSEVRENGCDYFSGQWVWDPLNRPLYQESECPYIQPQLTCQEHGRPDRDYQFWRWQPHGCSLPSFNASLMLETLRNKKMMFVGDSLNRGQYVSMVCLLHSLIPDNAKSMETFGSLTVFTMKDYNATIEFYWAPFLLESNSDDAIIHRVSDRVVRRGSINKHGKHWKGVDIMVFNTYLWWMTGLDMKILQGSFDDEEKEIVEVSTEDAYRMGIKSMLRWARKNMDPKKTRLFFTSMSPSHQKSQDWGAEAGGNCYNQTEMIADPKYWGTDCRKSIMGVLGDVFRKSRFPVTFLNITQLSLYRKDAHTSIYKKQWSPLTPEQIANPTSYADCVHWCLPGLQDTWNELLFAKLFYP; via the exons ATGGTCAAGACCTCGGTTGCATCCTCGGACAACTTGATCTTGATATTAGCCAAATTCAACCACCTTCAACTCCAA CATTACAAGAAGCTACCATTTACAAAAAGCGAAGTGAGGGAGAATGGGTGTGATTATTTTAGTGGACAGTGGGTTTGGGATCCACTGAACAGGCCATTGTATCAAGAATCAGAATGTCCGTACATACAGCCACAACTGACGTGTCAGGAACACGGCCGTCCTGACCGGGACTATCAGTTCTGGAGATGGCAACCTCATGGTTGTTCTCTTCCAAG CTTCAATGCATCACTTATGTTGGAAACATTACGAAATAAGAAGATGATGTTCGTTGGAGACTCTTTAAATAGGGGCCAATATGTATCGATGGTGTGTCTTCTCCATTCGCTCATCCCTGACAATGCTAAATCCATGGAAACTTTTGGTTCTTTGACTGTTTTTACAATGAAG GATTATAATGCAACAATTGAATTCTATTGGGCTCCTTTTTTGCTTGAATCAAACTCGGATGATGCTATCATACATCGTGTTTCTGATAGAGTTGTAAGAAGAGGATCCATTAACAAACACGGAAAGCATTGGAAAGGAGTTGATATTATGGTTTTCAATACTTACCTTTGGTGGATGACTGGCCTTGATATGAAAATCTT GCAAGGATcgtttgatgatgaagagaaagAGATAGTAGAAGTGTCGACGGAGGATGCTTATAGAATGGGGATCAAGAGTATGTTAAGATGGGCAAGGAAAAATATGGATCCTAAGAAAACAAGACTTTTCTTCACGAGCATGTCTCCTTCTCATCAAAA GAGTCAAGATTGGGGAGCCGAAGCAGGTGGAAACTGTTACAACCAAACAGAAATGATTGCGGATCCAAAGTATTGGGGAACCGATTGTAGGAAAAGCATAATGGGAGTACTTGGAGACGTATTCAGGAAATCAAGGTTTCCCGTAACGTTTCTAAATATCACACAACTCTCACTTTACCGAAAAGATGCCCATACTTCGATCTATAAGAAACAATGGAGTCCATTGACACCCGAACAAATAGCCAATCCCACGAGCTATGCCGATTGTGTGCATTGGTGTTTGCCTGGGCTTCAAGATACATGGAATGAGCTCTTATTTGCCAAGCTCTTTTATCCTTGA